Part of the Aquimarina sp. TRL1 genome, ACTTTGGAATTAGGATATTTTTGTAATGAGTGTTCAAAGGTGAACTCCTTAATACGTTTTGCTAATCCTATTTTTCTATAATCAGGATGAACAATAAGTCCTGAATGGGCTACATATTTCTCATGTTCCCAAGCCTCTATGTAACAAAAACCGGCAAAGGCTTCTCCACACATAGCGATAATGGCGTGACCACTGAGCATTTTGCTTCGAATATACTCTGGGGTCCGTTTAGCGATTCCTGTTCCGCGAACTCTGGCTGAATCAAGAATAACATCACATATCTCATCTGCGTAAGAAAAATGTGATTTTGTTGCTACTGTAATATGAACCTGTTTCATGCCTATACTACTGTTTTAGGTATTCTATAAAACTTGTCAAAAAATGTATTCTAATTGATTCTCAAAACTGTCATTATGATATAATCGTACCTAAAACATTTACAGCAACATAGCCACTGTTCATGCTTTTATTAATTATATCAAAAAGCCTGACTATCTTCTCTTACAGGTATAACAAACCTGTAAAAGATGTATTAATTTTTTAATTAAAGTATGGGGTATCCTCTTTGGAGAAATAAAGATCTACAGATATATAATACAAACGCAATAATTCATATTAACATCTAGTAAAGTTTTAGTAAAATTAAAGAGGTTTTTATCTCACGGGGAAGCAGGACGCACCCACTTCTTTTACATTTTTATATCCCAAAGGGACGACGGAAACAGCGATTTGATTGTGGAGTAATCAAAGATAAAAGGATTGGTTTTCCTGCTGCTGGTAGTATGTCTTGTAAATGTCTCATAATATAGTAACTCTAAATCGTCGGCCGAAGCCCCTTTCGTTAACTAACTGTGCAATAATACGTAAAAAACATACACGCTACCTAATTATAGACTTAAAATTTCGAGTTTTTATCAATATCATAAAAAATCCCCTGTAAAATCATCGATATCTCACTCCCTTTTTTGGATTTTATGTAAACAACTAAAAATTACACACTACTTCAATCATTTATGTATTCTTTCCCTTTTTTACTATCTCCCGATAGGATTGTAACAAAAGTTTTTTTGGATCGTCATAAAAATATATCCAAAACCAATCAATATGATCCGTTTTATTTTACTTTTACTCTTCACTCTTATTTCTTTTTTCACGGGAAACAGCCAAGAAACTTCTCTCCTGCTAAAACAAGAAATAATCCCATTTTCTAAAATTAAACACTATGAAAAATTCTTGTCTCGATTTCCTGAAATAGAAGCAGTGAACAGCTACAATATTACTTACCTCAGTGATGGTCTCAAAGTAAAAGGTGTTCTGGTTCTTCCTAAAAAAGAAGGACAATATCCTACAATCATCTATAATAGAGGAGGAAACAGAGATACTGGTGCCATATCGCCAAAAGCTATTCCGTTTTTAGGACTTGCTAAAATAGCCAGTAAAGGGTATGTCGTGATCGCGAGTCAATACAGAGGTAATATGGGAGGAGAAGGAAAAGAAGAGTTTGGAGGACAAGATGTTAATGACGTATTGAATCTTCTAAATGTGATAAAAGAAATAAAACAAGCGGATACTACTAATGTAGGTATGTATGGATGGAGTCGTGGGGGAATGATGACCTATATTGCATTAACCAAAACAAATCGCATAAAAGCCGCTGCTGTTGGAGGAGCTGTCTCGAATAATTTTGAAACCATTACCGACAGACCTATCATGGAAGAAAAAGTATTGGCAGAACTCATCCCTGAATATTCTAAACATAAAGAAACCGAATTAAAAAAGCGATCTGCAACCTTTTGGGCACATGCATTCCCAAAAGATACACCATTACTCATTATGCATGGCACCTCTGACTGGCGTGTAAAACCATCCCAGTCTTTACAACTGGCTATAGAATTAGACAAGCATCGAAAACCTTATCGACTTATCATGTTTGAAGGAGGTGATCACGGAATTAGAAACAACAGAAAAGAGGTTTCCGAGCAAGTGATTCAATGGTTTGATCGTTTTCTAAAACAAGGAGAAAAGGTTCCCAATATGGAGTTTCATGGAAAATAAGCAGCACCTC contains:
- a CDS encoding GNAT family N-acetyltransferase: MKQVHITVATKSHFSYADEICDVILDSARVRGTGIAKRTPEYIRSKMLSGHAIIAMCGEAFAGFCYIEAWEHEKYVAHSGLIVHPDYRKIGLAKRIKEFTFEHSLQKYPNSKVFGITTGLAVMKINSELGYKPVPFSELTEDPKFWSGCRTCTNYDILKSKDHKMCLCTGMLYDPTQKENKKKQFNKKILKRLRSIKQKMLISNKHFLQWKK
- a CDS encoding S9 family peptidase, yielding MIRFILLLLFTLISFFTGNSQETSLLLKQEIIPFSKIKHYEKFLSRFPEIEAVNSYNITYLSDGLKVKGVLVLPKKEGQYPTIIYNRGGNRDTGAISPKAIPFLGLAKIASKGYVVIASQYRGNMGGEGKEEFGGQDVNDVLNLLNVIKEIKQADTTNVGMYGWSRGGMMTYIALTKTNRIKAAAVGGAVSNNFETITDRPIMEEKVLAELIPEYSKHKETELKKRSATFWAHAFPKDTPLLIMHGTSDWRVKPSQSLQLAIELDKHRKPYRLIMFEGGDHGIRNNRKEVSEQVIQWFDRFLKQGEKVPNMEFHGK